DNA sequence from the Coregonus clupeaformis isolate EN_2021a unplaced genomic scaffold, ASM2061545v1 scaf5578, whole genome shotgun sequence genome:
TAACACTGCTAAGGCCTATTACAATATGTAAATCAAGAGGATACTCTTGAGTTACTTCCTAGAGTGTATGGAGTTGCACTTGAAACCTGGAGTGATTTTTTGCTTctctaaggctgcgtttacacaggcagcctcaTTCAATTTTTCCACTAATAGTTTTTTTAAACAATCAGAttagctcttttgccaataattggggaaaaaaatctgaattgtttagtgtacaaaacattatgacatagactgaccaggtgaatccaggtgaaccctatgatcccttattgacgtcacttgtaaaaccacttaaatcagtgtagatgaaggggaggagacaggttaaagaaggattttttaagccttgagacaattgagacatggattgtgtatgtgtgccattcagaagatgaatgggcaagacaaaagattgaagtgcctttgaacggggtattgtaGTTGGTGcaaaggcgcaccggtttgtcaagaactgcaacactgctggagtcaacatgggccagcatccctatggaacgctttcgacaacttgcagtccatgccccgacaaattgaggctgttctgaggacaaaaggggggGTTTCAAGTCAATAttagaaggtgttcttaatgttttctcATAACATTAAGAACATGGCCCATTCCTCATAAGTATCATCCCATAGACTGCACTTCCACTCACCCCTCCTAACCTGCTCATCTCTGATCAGTACTTCCTCTGTCAGTGTGCCTTGTGTTCTGTCATGTCGACTGCGTGGGGCCGCTTCACATCCTGTGTAGGGAGGGGGGGCTGTCTGCGTCAGTGAGAACTTCCTCTCTCATCTGCTTCTGGCTCCATCACCACACGACATGACACTCTGGATCCAGAAGTTACACACTCAGAATCAGTCTGGCAAGAAGCACACAACCAGATACTAAGGCAAAAGCGTAGAGGCAAACTGACATAGTAACAGAATGAAGTGGAATGTGGAGTCAATGACAAttctaaagagagagaggatgatatGTTGGTTTTAATCTACGTGAAGAATTTAAATTAACACATTCCATGACAGATTCCACAAGCAATTGAATGAGATCATCCCAGAATAGGCAAATTGTTCCAAATAATCAACACAGATAATTTGTAATTAATCATTAGGCTACATTGAAAGTCTACTCCAGAAACTAATTGCTTTTTCATTTGCATATCTTCTACAAAACCTTTCGATAGTGATTTAGTCTCAAACATAATGAAAATAATAACAAATATCACACAAAAATGTAAGATCAAAAATATATAATACATTAGTTATACTCTcgaaccccccaaaaaaagaaaccACATTTACTAACAGAAATAGGTTCAAATCAGACCATAACAAAGAACATATTAGAATCCGTCATAATCAATTTGCCTAAGCCACATTTTATTGAACATTTTACCCCACATCATGACATTTAAGATATTTAAGAAATAAACAGCTTAAGCCAATTTTATTATAGGTGTCAGAATCTAAACTAGTGACTTGCTATGGTTTTTTTCTTGATTTTTCTTGATAGCACATTCTTCCATTCTGCTTTGTTAGTAGGAATTTTGGGAAGTAATGGCTTCTTTTTTGCCACTGGCATCTGAGCTCCAGCAGAGGGCCCTACCACATCATCCACCCTTTCTTGCCTCGAGACATCCCTCTGTGTTACTCTCTGCTCCTTGACTTTCTCCTGGGAATCAGAGTGACTTCTTCCCCTGTGACTGGGGGTGGGTGTATAGGGTGCTGGGCTTCCAGCCCTCTGTACAGTCCTTCCACGCCCAGAGTCACCCTGGTACTTTGAGGAGGTGTAATCTGGTACAGCAGCTGGCACAGGGACAGGGTCACGATCCCATGGGATGGGAGCATGCTTCTTTTGGGCAGGCTCGATAGAGAACTGCTTCTCCTGTCCCTGAGCCCCTGTCCAGTGCCCTCCCTGTTCGCCCGGCTGGTGGAAGTTCTAGGGGTTTTCCCAAGAGAATCTGCATCATGTCATAACTGTCCCTGGAAGGTCCTACAAGGCGGAGAATATCTCCGACCTGATTGACAAGGACAGTAGGATAAACACTATTATACTTCTGAATCAGTTTACCAATTCTAACCTGCCTGTTGTGATCGAGTGTCCCCCAGTGGGATTTCTTGGGTGCGTAGTGTTGAGTTGAGCGCAGTGAGAAAGTCTTGCAACCTTTCCATAGCACTCTTTGGGCTCTTCCCTCGAGGACGACAGAACTGATATCTGAACATTCATTAGGCTGCACATCCATTTGAATGTTATTGCTTCCAAGAATTGTTTTAATGTCGTTTTTCCTGAAGCACAGGGCATATCGGAGCACATCTGTGTCCATTAGAAAGGAGACCGCACTGCGAGACCTGCTGGGAGATGGGTTCCTCCTGTGGGTCACGTTGGCCCCATACCCTGGTGCCAGAAGACTGGGAGATGGGTTGCCACTCCGGGGGCTGGAGAGGCTACAAGGTGACTCTGAGTCCCGTGAAGAGTTGGTTGGGGAAGAAGACTGCAGGACATGTGCAAACTGCTCTGCATTGACTGTAATAGGACTCCTGCTCCCAGCATACATAGgactcatgttcccagcatgcatTGCAGTACCATTAGTGTGGTGCATCCTGGTGGAGGCTTTGGAGGTCCCAGAGGCATGGCCGCTGAGGCTGGGTGGGGAAGGGTTGTTTTGGGGCTGGTTGTCTTGGTGTAGGAGCTGCTGCAGTTGGGCTTTCACTGCTCTGAGCTTCAGAAAGGAGCCCTGGACGAGCAGCTGACCATGTCGAAGCTTGTACACCTTAAAGCCATGGATGTCTAGGAGTCGCAGCACCTCTCTGTCATTGGGGAACACACTCACATCCAGAGTTGCCTTGACTGGCATGTCCAcctgaaatacacacacataaaacaaaacaagATAAACATTAGGATTTAATTATACTTGAACAATATGATATAATACAAGGGACAGGGGCTTTTTCCCTACCTCAGGCCTGTCAACTATTCTGACTTTGAGACTAAATTGTTGTTGGTCCACCTCCAACACATGGGTCAACCGCAAGACATGGGCAGCCACTGCAAAAGAGAGAGGGTAGGTTAAATAAATGATCAAGTAGTTGTGGTGGTTTTATGAAAGTGTATCAATAAATTCAGGGGCAAAGGGTAGCCTACTTTAACACATACTAATAATTGTGCAGAATGCAATTTCATCAATTTAATTACAGACCGTCTACCTTCTGGTTCCTCAAATATGACAAAAGGCCTGTCCCGGGCTGTTAGATGGAAACAGCACTCTCTGCACCTCTCCTCCACCGTTCCGTGGTCGCAGGAAGTGTATAGTGAGCTTGTCAACCATTCTATCAGAGGCAAGGATATTGGGGGACGCCAAGAACCTCCACGGCTATACCCTCCATTGTGAAGTTCTGTCAACACTGGAGAAGAGAGATGAGGCAATGACCGCAGTTGACAACAGCTCGTGACAGTAATGGAGGTTATAAAAGCCATGTAATGTGAAAAACTGAAAGTTACTGAACGTAAGCATTTTGACAGTACGAAATATTCCATTGTACGCAATATATTCTTACATGAAATTAACTGTGTATTTATATGTCAGTTAACGAAGAAGTTCTCCCAATCAATGTGATTTGTTTGTTTGGCAATGTTGTTGTTATCCCTATCAAAGTTTCCCACTCGTTTTCCACCAGTTTTTCCACTAAGAAAACACATAGCAAAGATACTGACGCAAGTTATACATTTTACAGAAAATCTTGTGTTTTCCTTTTCCCTACAAAAATAGTGTCATTCGAACCCTAAACTTACCTATGATATAGTGTAGTCGTTCGTTCAAAATAAAAAGGTCGTCACTATGCATTTAGGGGAAAACCGAAAGTGAAAGGTGCGCGTATTTCTCTCAGGATGGCCACTACGGGACGCTGCTTTACTACAAGATGCTAGGCCTTCTACTTACAGTGGTTCTGAAGTGTACATTGTCAAACGAATTCTCTCATTGTTGAAATGCTGTCAATGCAGTTTAATGCACTGTTTTAATTATAAACTAAGACCAATAACTATTGGAATATCAGTATAAAGTGGTATAATGATAAAGTATATCCAGCTTTGTTGAAGAGACTGCAGGTAGGCCTATATCAACCATCTGAGGGCAAGACATACATCGGTCTACTCAAGTTGAATCTTCTTACATACCTTCAACACATTGAGCGGTGACAAGACAAGAAATGGTTTCtgacaattgtatttgtattcacATTTAGTTTGTAGAATGtagaagtggtcctctgtagctcagctggtaaagcacggcgcttgtaacgccaaggtagtgggttcgatcccgaccacccatacaaaaaaatgtatgcacgcatgactgtaagtcgctttggataaaagcgtctgctaaatggcaattaTATATTATAAGTAAAAAAAATACCCCCTTTTCAGTTATGGTATCAAGTCAACAATGTAGTCCAACAATTAGATGTTTTGATCACTGATTGCTATTGGGTTTAATTTGACCATTAACAAGTTTGAGGTCCTAGGAttgacttacagtgcattcggaaagtatt
Encoded proteins:
- the LOC123490922 gene encoding uncharacterized protein LOC123490922, which codes for MPVKATLDVSVFPNDREVLRLLDIHGFKVYKLRHGQLLVQGSFLKLRAVKAQLQQLLHQDNQPQNNPSPPSLSGHASGTSKASTRMHHTNGTAMHAGNMSPMYAGSRSPITVNAEQFAHVLQSSSPTNSSRDSESPCSLSSPRSGNPSPSLLAPGYGANVTHRRNPSPSRSRSAVSFLMDTDVLRYALCFRKNDIKTILGSNNIQMDNFHQPGEQGGHWTGAQGQEKQFSIEPAQKKHAPIPWDRDPVPVPAAVPDYTSSKYQGDSGRGRTVQRAGSPAPYTPTPSHRGRSHSDSQEKVKEQR